A segment of the Bacillus pseudomycoides genome:
TACACAATAACACTTGTGTAATTGTGTAGTAAAAATTTTTCAAACCTTTTTAAAATAGTGCAAGTTGTTCTCTTAGTTCCTCATTTTGTTGTGGAACACCCTTCTTACTAATAGGAGGTGAGATAACTTCTTCTCTTATTACACCTGGAGATAGAGAAGTATGTACTGGTTGCTTAACTGTATTGGTTATATTGCTAGTTTCTTGTTTCTTTTGAATTGACTTTCTCTTTTTACAACGCTGTTTTCGTAAGAATTGTTGCTATCTTGACCATACTGATAAAAGGTTGACTTTCAACTAGTAAATTGGATTTAAAGGAGGGTTAACATGAAAGATGAATTAAGTATAAATATCTATTTAGGTGAAACTGATACTCCGTTTTCAAGATATTATAGCTCAGATGATGTCCACCTAAGCTCTGACCTTGAAGATTTTATTTTGTCAAAGCTACACAGTGGCAAAAGAAAAGAAGTAGAAATATTTTTTTCGGGTCAGAATGATTTTGACGAAAAGTCATTGAAGACTGCCACATTTAACACCTTTTCTAGCCTTTTGAACGAAGAGGAATATACATATGCTAGAAATGTCAAAAAGGCTATTGTTTTGTTTGTGATTGGTATTATTGTTGGGGTGATATTCTTGAAGCTTTCAAGCAATCATGCCTATATTGCAGGAGTATTAAGCATTGTGTGTTGGGTTTTTGTTTGGTCAGGTACAGAGGTTTATTTTTTTGAAAATCAGCAAATCAAACGAAATATTAGAAAATGCAAGAATATTCTAAATGGTAATGTGCACAAAAAATAGAATTTTAGTGAATATTTACATTTATGAAGCTGATTTTCGGATTCTATCTTGTGCATTTATTTGGGATATTGTTTGGACTTGGAAATCGTGATGAAGATTAATATCGCCATACGAAGAAAGCGTTCATAAATACCTAAGACCTGGATTTAATCTAAGGTCTTATTTTTATCGCAAAAAAACAACAATCTATACGAAAAGAGCCTTTTACAAAGAGGTTCGGGATCTTTATATTTTCCATCACGGATTGATAGAGAAATAGTAAATGAAATTATATCAGCGTTTCGACAAACAACGTCAAAAAACAGGAGGCTGCTGCCTCCTGTTTCCCAGCGCTCTGAAAAACATATTTAAAAAGCACTCTCTTTAATGCAACGCTCTTACTTGCTGCAACGGCCAAAATACCGCTTCACCTTTTCCGACAATTTGATCTTCAGAAACAAATCCAAACATGCGGCTATCTTTTGAGACTTGACGATTATCTCCTAACACAAATACTTGACCTTCTGGAACTTTTTCTTTTCCAGTTTTTTGCTCTAACGTGAAATCAGGAGTTAACTTCCCTTTACCTACCTGCTCCTTATAATCTGTTAAATATGGTTCATCAACCGCTTTTCCATTCACATATAATACGTCATTTTTATACTCAATCGTATCCCCCGGTAAGCCAATTACTCGCTTCACTAAATCATATCCTTCTTTTCCATGAAACACGATAATATCAAAGCGATTCAAACCTTGTATATTATAACCAATTTTATTGACGAGGACACGCTCATTATTTTCTAAAGTAGGCATCATAGACTCACCTTGTACGAGAGAAGGTGTAAATAAAATACCACGTACAATTAAAGCGATTCCTATTGTAATTCCTATTGTTTTAATCCATGAAACAATTTCTTTTTTCTTGCTTTTCTCCATCTTTTCCCCTCTTCTCTAACATTATAAGGATTTTGTTAATCCTACTAAGTCTTGTACAGATTCTTTATTTATTTCAGCAAAACAAGACTTACCTTCTCGAACTGCAGTACCAACATGAGCTTCTGAAATCCCTGTTTCGTTCAATAGTCGCTCGAT
Coding sequences within it:
- the lepB gene encoding signal peptidase I; this encodes MEKSKKKEIVSWIKTIGITIGIALIVRGILFTPSLVQGESMMPTLENNERVLVNKIGYNIQGLNRFDIIVFHGKEGYDLVKRVIGLPGDTIEYKNDVLYVNGKAVDEPYLTDYKEQVGKGKLTPDFTLEQKTGKEKVPEGQVFVLGDNRQVSKDSRMFGFVSEDQIVGKGEAVFWPLQQVRALH